Proteins encoded by one window of Mesorhizobium sp. INR15:
- a CDS encoding type II toxin-antitoxin system ParD family antitoxin encodes MPNFALNDHYESFIRKQLESGRYNNASEVVRAGLRMLEDSEAEREKWLREEMPSRLTELRQDSVKGIPAEAVFSRLETRHRAKVAKAK; translated from the coding sequence ATGCCTAACTTCGCCCTGAACGATCATTATGAAAGCTTCATCAGGAAGCAGCTCGAATCCGGCCGCTACAACAATGCCAGCGAGGTTGTCCGCGCCGGCTTGCGCATGCTCGAGGATTCCGAGGCTGAGAGGGAGAAGTGGCTGCGCGAGGAAATGCCATCCCGCCTGACGGAGCTGCGGCAGGATTCCGTAAAAGGCATTCCCGCTGAGGCTGTCTTTTCACGGCTGGAGACACGTCATCGTGCGAAGGTGGCGAAAGCCAAGTAG
- a CDS encoding type II toxin-antitoxin system RelE/ParE family toxin yields the protein MDYQVVFHPKAEAELERLYDDIAERASPAIAWNFVAGIRDHCLGFATFPQRGTERVEIMPGLRIIGYRRSVSIAFAVEDERVLILGIFYGGQNITPELFDERS from the coding sequence ATGGACTATCAGGTTGTCTTTCACCCCAAGGCCGAGGCGGAGCTGGAAAGGCTCTATGACGACATCGCTGAGCGGGCGTCGCCTGCCATTGCCTGGAACTTCGTTGCCGGCATCCGCGATCACTGCCTTGGATTCGCGACGTTTCCGCAGCGTGGGACCGAACGCGTCGAGATCATGCCTGGCTTGCGCATCATTGGCTACCGGCGCAGCGTCAGCATCGCGTTTGCCGTCGAGGACGAGCGGGTTCTGATTCTGGGTATCTTTTACGGTGGTCAGAACATCACGCCGGAATTGTTCGACGAGCGGTCCTGA
- a CDS encoding ATP-binding cassette domain-containing protein: MDSLTTPSQGALVDALNITKTFAGQRTLLGGQPAILAINDVSLSLKPGETVGLLGESGSGKTTLGRLLLKLSEPDSGEIRFNGAPIKDLSGAPLLRFRRRAQMIFQNPFDALNPRFTIYRSLTEPLLVARIDRSAYGAHVRAALELAGMRGSEAILKRFPHELSGGQLQRCVIARAMILSPEFIVADEPVSMLDVSVRAGILNLLRELQQRRSLTALYISHDITLVRYLCQRTLVMYRGQVVEDGFTEQIIQDPRHAYTRELIAANPQRWRQRAE, from the coding sequence ATGGATAGTTTGACGACACCGTCGCAGGGCGCCCTGGTGGACGCCCTCAACATCACCAAGACCTTCGCCGGCCAGCGGACCTTGTTGGGCGGTCAGCCTGCGATATTGGCCATCAACGACGTCTCGCTCAGCCTCAAGCCGGGAGAAACGGTTGGGCTGCTGGGCGAATCCGGTAGCGGCAAGACCACGCTCGGGCGCTTGCTGCTCAAGCTCAGCGAACCGGACAGCGGCGAAATCCGCTTCAACGGTGCGCCAATCAAAGACCTCTCGGGAGCGCCGCTGCTGCGCTTCAGGCGGCGCGCGCAGATGATCTTCCAGAACCCGTTCGATGCGCTCAACCCGCGCTTCACCATCTACCGGTCGCTGACTGAGCCGCTTCTCGTCGCCCGCATCGACCGCTCCGCATACGGCGCCCATGTCAGGGCCGCGCTCGAACTGGCGGGCATGCGGGGCAGCGAGGCGATCCTCAAGCGTTTTCCGCACGAGCTTTCGGGCGGCCAGTTGCAGCGCTGCGTGATCGCCCGGGCCATGATCCTGTCGCCGGAATTCATTGTCGCGGACGAGCCGGTGTCGATGCTCGACGTCAGTGTCAGGGCGGGCATCCTGAACCTGTTGCGGGAGCTGCAGCAGCGCAGATCGCTGACCGCATTGTACATTTCACACGACATCACCCTAGTGCGTTATCTCTGCCAGCGGACGCTGGTGATGTACCGCGGGCAGGTCGTCGAAGACGGTTTCACAGAGCAGATCATCCAGGACCCTCGCCACGCCTATACGCGCGAGCTGATCGCCGCCAATCCGCAACGCTGGCGCCAGCGTGCTGAATAG
- a CDS encoding ABC transporter ATP-binding protein encodes MAMLEVRDLRISYRQGGRDIMAVDGASLSVPRGSITGIVGESGCGKTTLGRAIIGVMASNAAIVRGQILFEGRDLAALPAAQQRQVRWREIAFVPQSAMNSLNPVYRVGDQLGNILVARGGCSRAEAGRRRVELFKSVGLSAQRLDDFPHQFSGGMRQRAAIAMALALHPKLIVADEPVTALDVLVQKQILDLLVELRSTHGISIIMVTHDIGVVGYACDRVAVMYGGQIVEHGRTEEVLANQAHPYTMGLLQAFPDLGDGNRDLVPINGIPPDLANPPPGCRFEPRCPFAIERCLLPVAPRPATDGHMVACCRASESAQLLERAQQAATWIV; translated from the coding sequence ATGGCCATGCTTGAGGTGAGAGACCTTCGCATAAGCTACCGGCAGGGTGGCCGTGACATCATGGCGGTCGACGGTGCGTCATTGTCAGTGCCGCGCGGCTCGATCACCGGCATTGTCGGCGAGTCTGGCTGCGGCAAAACAACGCTTGGCCGGGCAATCATCGGCGTCATGGCTTCGAATGCCGCCATCGTCCGTGGCCAGATCCTGTTCGAAGGGCGTGACTTGGCCGCCTTGCCGGCCGCGCAGCAGCGGCAGGTCCGATGGCGCGAGATCGCCTTCGTGCCGCAATCGGCGATGAACTCGCTGAACCCGGTCTACCGGGTCGGCGATCAGCTCGGCAACATCCTGGTAGCCCGCGGCGGCTGCTCGCGCGCGGAAGCGGGCAGGCGGCGGGTCGAGCTGTTTAAGTCCGTCGGCCTGTCGGCGCAGCGCCTCGACGATTTTCCCCACCAGTTTTCAGGCGGCATGCGGCAGCGGGCGGCGATCGCCATGGCCTTGGCGCTGCACCCAAAGCTGATCGTAGCGGACGAGCCGGTGACCGCACTGGATGTGCTGGTCCAGAAACAGATTCTCGACCTCCTGGTCGAGCTGCGCTCCACCCACGGCATCTCGATCATCATGGTCACTCACGATATCGGCGTTGTCGGCTATGCCTGCGATCGCGTGGCGGTGATGTACGGCGGCCAGATCGTCGAGCATGGCCGTACCGAGGAAGTTCTGGCCAACCAGGCGCATCCCTACACGATGGGCCTGCTGCAGGCCTTCCCGGATCTTGGGGACGGCAATCGCGATCTCGTTCCCATAAACGGCATCCCGCCGGATCTGGCCAATCCGCCGCCAGGATGCCGCTTCGAACCCCGCTGTCCATTCGCGATCGAGCGCTGCCTGCTTCCGGTCGCGCCTCGGCCGGCCACGGACGGGCACATGGTGGCATGCTGTCGGGCCAGTGAATCGGCGCAATTACTGGAACGCGCGCAACAGGCAGCGACATGGATAGTTTGA
- a CDS encoding ABC transporter permease gives MSAETQTARAALTSRRSRIGAALWRSIPWHDPMAMAGIAIYVVLILTAVFANQLATHDPTEILYSADYNLAADLPPSLAYPLGTTSLGRDVWSQLVLGSRAALIVGIAAAFMVVVIGSVIGLLAGFFGGWVDAVLMRLTDIAFGIPFLPFVIVLSAFLEPSVWNVVLAMGLILWRDTARVIRSQVLTLRSRTFIEAARVVGVGEWRILFVHLAPNILPIAVLYGSVAIGWAILTEASVSFLGFGDSSTISWGYMLQDAYASQALSRGSYHWFIPPGLAIVAVVAAGFFIGRGYEEVLFPKLKAR, from the coding sequence ATGTCGGCTGAAACACAGACGGCGCGTGCGGCGCTTACGTCCAGAAGGTCGCGCATTGGGGCGGCGCTGTGGCGCTCCATCCCCTGGCATGATCCGATGGCGATGGCGGGGATCGCGATCTATGTCGTGCTCATTCTGACAGCCGTATTCGCCAACCAACTCGCAACCCACGATCCGACCGAGATCCTGTACTCCGCAGACTACAATCTTGCCGCCGATCTGCCGCCCAGTCTCGCCTATCCGCTTGGCACGACGAGCCTCGGCCGCGATGTCTGGTCGCAGCTTGTCCTAGGCTCCCGAGCCGCCCTGATCGTCGGCATCGCGGCGGCATTCATGGTCGTCGTCATCGGTTCGGTCATCGGTCTGCTCGCCGGCTTCTTCGGCGGCTGGGTAGACGCCGTGCTGATGCGGCTGACCGACATCGCCTTCGGCATTCCATTCCTCCCGTTCGTCATCGTTCTATCCGCTTTCCTCGAACCCAGCGTCTGGAATGTCGTGCTAGCGATGGGGCTGATCTTGTGGCGCGACACGGCGAGAGTGATCCGGTCGCAGGTGCTGACCCTGCGCAGCCGCACCTTCATCGAGGCGGCGCGCGTCGTGGGTGTCGGCGAATGGCGAATTTTGTTCGTCCATCTGGCGCCGAACATCCTGCCGATAGCGGTCCTGTATGGCTCAGTCGCCATCGGCTGGGCGATCCTGACTGAGGCGAGCGTCAGCTTCCTCGGCTTCGGCGACTCCTCGACGATCTCGTGGGGTTACATGCTGCAGGATGCCTATGCGTCGCAGGCATTGTCGCGCGGCAGCTACCACTGGTTCATCCCCCCGGGTCTGGCGATCGTGGCCGTCGTGGCGGCGGGCTTCTTCATCGGACGGGGCTATGAAGAAGTGCTGTTCCCCAAGCTGAAGGCACGCTGA
- a CDS encoding ABC transporter permease translates to MPQLRTILVKLSQLLFVLWAVATVLFFIFRLMPGDPLTAFIEPTFTQAERDLLRQQFGLDQPLFQQYLLYLVNLLHLNLGKSFFYREDVWKLVWDVFPNTIVLTLVALVCAYAVGIVLGAALAWKRNSLIEKLTLPLVLMLRAAPEFWLGMVLLAVFSFSLGWFPSGGTLEAGTERGGFLSHMLSRDFLAHLFLPAMTLALYLVGLPVLLMRSTMLDVLNEDFVTLARMQGFSETTIMLRHAARNALLPVATAFTLGIGYSVGGNVVIETVFSWPGLGRLLVRAVQAHDYPLAQGAFLLIAVVTVTMNGLAELLYRLLDPRVGHVG, encoded by the coding sequence ATGCCACAGTTGCGGACGATCCTGGTCAAGCTTTCACAGTTGCTGTTCGTCCTATGGGCGGTGGCAACTGTGCTGTTCTTCATCTTCCGGCTGATGCCTGGAGATCCGCTGACCGCCTTCATCGAACCGACCTTCACGCAGGCCGAGCGCGACCTGTTGAGGCAGCAGTTCGGCCTCGATCAGCCGCTCTTCCAGCAGTATCTGCTCTACCTGGTCAATCTGCTCCACCTCAATCTCGGCAAGAGCTTCTTCTATCGGGAGGACGTCTGGAAATTGGTCTGGGACGTGTTTCCCAACACCATCGTGCTGACCCTTGTTGCACTGGTTTGCGCCTATGCCGTCGGCATCGTGCTGGGCGCGGCCCTTGCCTGGAAGCGCAATTCCCTGATCGAGAAGTTAACCTTGCCGCTGGTGCTAATGCTGCGCGCGGCGCCTGAATTCTGGCTCGGCATGGTGCTGCTCGCCGTGTTCAGCTTTTCGCTCGGCTGGTTTCCGTCCGGCGGCACGCTCGAAGCTGGAACCGAACGCGGCGGGTTTCTGTCTCACATGCTGAGCCGGGATTTCCTGGCGCATCTCTTCCTGCCAGCGATGACGCTGGCGCTCTATCTCGTCGGCTTGCCGGTGCTGCTGATGCGCTCGACCATGCTTGACGTGCTCAACGAGGATTTCGTGACCCTGGCGCGCATGCAAGGGTTTTCTGAAACCACCATCATGCTTCGCCACGCGGCGCGCAACGCCTTGCTGCCGGTGGCGACGGCGTTCACGCTCGGCATCGGCTATTCCGTCGGCGGCAATGTCGTCATCGAGACGGTGTTTTCCTGGCCGGGTCTCGGCCGGCTGCTGGTCAGGGCGGTTCAGGCACACGACTATCCCCTAGCGCAGGGCGCATTCCTGCTGATCGCGGTCGTCACCGTTACGATGAACGGGCTGGCGGAACTGCTCTACCGGCTGCTCGATCCGAGGGTTGGCCATGTCGGCTGA
- a CDS encoding ABC transporter substrate-binding protein, with amino-acid sequence MSFILRSAFLASLTLAALPNAAHAGDAIRQLTIFSRPQAAQPQEYQAIQLMAQEWKKLGLDIKIDVQPWEQMSDVVWSDRDKWDMTGWQMAGRPERSDPDELLFNLFHSSTAKDGYNFVGYINADYDKIVTEQRQETDLEKRKAMVFKAQQILSRDQPIINLVYPRLAFAFNKKIWDENSVVDEAGVGIKNFWTFISLKPVGEQKDIIVNAADSVTFINPLYVSGPVDSWVTELLWDRLLRVGPDGLPKPWAAESYKWVDPTTIDVQLKKGMKWHDGTPVTTDDVIYSFTLPQGDKAPMYKPFVDNIASIDKVGDDGLRFKLKSPSAAFLTTTLAKINLIPKAVWEPRIEALAGKADTAEMLQEDKPVGSGPFRFVRWNKNEEIVLEANPDHFAAPKAARWILRTVSNTEASLGMLKSGEINFLSEYSGDPKVLEGALAANPDLKMVNTVDLGFRYVGMNERRAPFDDPAFRNALSTAIDRRLIVGAAFKGYAVPANSVISPVLSYWHDPSVDTMKTGLDAARKILTDAGYTVVDGKLHYPDGKADTVK; translated from the coding sequence ATGTCGTTTATCCTACGATCCGCATTTCTCGCGTCGTTGACGCTCGCTGCCCTACCCAATGCTGCCCATGCCGGCGATGCCATCCGGCAACTGACGATCTTCAGCCGTCCGCAGGCCGCGCAGCCGCAAGAGTACCAGGCCATCCAGCTGATGGCGCAGGAATGGAAGAAACTGGGTCTCGACATCAAGATCGACGTCCAGCCCTGGGAGCAGATGTCCGACGTCGTCTGGTCGGATCGTGACAAATGGGACATGACCGGCTGGCAGATGGCCGGGCGGCCGGAGCGTTCCGATCCCGATGAACTGCTCTTCAATCTTTTCCATTCGAGCACGGCCAAGGATGGATATAATTTTGTCGGCTACATCAATGCCGACTACGACAAGATCGTTACCGAGCAGCGGCAGGAAACCGATCTCGAAAAGCGAAAGGCCATGGTGTTCAAGGCGCAGCAGATCCTTTCGCGCGACCAGCCGATCATCAACCTCGTCTATCCCCGCCTTGCCTTCGCCTTCAACAAGAAGATCTGGGACGAGAATTCGGTCGTCGACGAAGCCGGCGTTGGCATCAAGAATTTCTGGACCTTCATCTCGCTGAAGCCGGTCGGCGAGCAGAAAGACATCATCGTCAATGCCGCCGACTCGGTGACCTTCATCAATCCGCTTTACGTCAGCGGTCCGGTCGACAGCTGGGTGACGGAACTGCTCTGGGACCGCCTGCTCAGGGTCGGACCAGACGGCCTGCCCAAGCCCTGGGCGGCCGAAAGCTACAAATGGGTCGATCCGACGACGATCGACGTCCAGTTGAAGAAGGGGATGAAATGGCATGACGGCACGCCCGTCACCACCGACGATGTAATCTATTCCTTCACCTTGCCGCAGGGCGACAAGGCGCCGATGTACAAGCCATTCGTCGACAACATCGCCAGCATCGACAAGGTCGGCGACGACGGCCTCCGCTTCAAGCTCAAATCGCCTTCGGCGGCGTTCCTGACCACCACCCTTGCCAAGATCAACCTGATTCCGAAGGCGGTGTGGGAGCCGAGGATCGAGGCGCTTGCCGGCAAGGCCGACACGGCCGAGATGCTGCAGGAGGACAAGCCGGTCGGCTCGGGCCCGTTCCGCTTCGTGCGTTGGAACAAAAACGAGGAAATCGTTCTCGAAGCCAATCCCGATCACTTCGCCGCGCCCAAGGCGGCGCGCTGGATCCTGCGTACCGTCTCCAACACGGAGGCATCGCTGGGCATGCTCAAATCGGGCGAGATCAATTTCCTCTCCGAATATTCGGGCGATCCGAAAGTGCTGGAGGGCGCGCTGGCGGCAAACCCAGACCTGAAGATGGTCAACACGGTCGACCTCGGCTTCCGCTATGTCGGCATGAACGAGCGCCGGGCGCCATTCGACGATCCGGCATTCCGGAACGCGCTGTCCACCGCGATCGACCGCCGGCTTATCGTCGGGGCGGCTTTCAAGGGCTACGCCGTGCCGGCTAACTCGGTGATTTCGCCGGTCTTGTCTTACTGGCATGATCCATCCGTCGACACGATGAAGACCGGACTGGACGCGGCGCGCAAGATTCTCACGGACGCCGGCTATACTGTGGTGGACGGCAAGCTGCACTATCCTGACGGCAAGGCCGACACGGTTAAGTGA
- a CDS encoding IclR family transcriptional regulator, translating into MPRVRKSTADDARPKDRYRIDAVDRALQMLELLALKPGRGVTELADALDLSKALAFRLLHTLELRDYVRRDPQHRTNTLGFRILHLAEKLEEESLLIKATAPLMDTIAQLCREDVNLYVRTGTTAVCIASRASPHQVRMYAEVGRENMLHAGGSSTVLLAYAPEDVQNAALGGDLRLYTPSTLVDPTRLRQRLAEVRSTGVHVSRADVDEAGFSIAAPVFGHNDEILAALSIAGALNRLTPDAEQAHLDMVRQYAWQMTKKLGGRRRR; encoded by the coding sequence ATGCCGAGAGTTCGAAAGAGCACCGCGGACGACGCAAGACCGAAGGACCGCTACCGCATCGACGCCGTCGACAGGGCCCTGCAAATGCTCGAACTCCTGGCGCTCAAGCCGGGTCGCGGCGTGACCGAATTGGCGGATGCGCTGGACCTGAGCAAGGCACTAGCCTTTCGCCTGCTGCATACGCTCGAACTGCGGGACTATGTGCGCCGCGATCCGCAGCACCGCACGAACACGCTTGGGTTCCGAATACTCCACCTCGCCGAAAAGCTGGAGGAGGAAAGCCTGCTGATCAAGGCGACGGCTCCGCTCATGGACACGATCGCCCAACTCTGCCGCGAGGATGTAAACCTCTATGTGCGGACCGGAACGACCGCCGTTTGCATTGCCAGTCGCGCCTCCCCCCACCAGGTGCGGATGTACGCGGAAGTCGGACGCGAGAACATGCTGCACGCCGGCGGCTCGTCGACGGTGCTTCTGGCTTACGCGCCCGAGGACGTCCAGAACGCCGCACTCGGCGGCGACCTGCGGCTTTACACGCCCTCGACGCTGGTCGATCCGACCCGGCTACGGCAGCGACTGGCGGAGGTTCGCTCCACTGGCGTGCATGTCTCCCGCGCCGATGTCGACGAGGCCGGCTTCTCCATCGCCGCTCCCGTGTTCGGTCACAATGACGAAATCCTAGCCGCGCTCAGCATCGCGGGCGCGCTCAATCGGCTGACGCCGGATGCCGAGCAGGCCCATCTCGACATGGTCCGGCAGTACGCGTGGCAGATGACCAAGAAGCTCGGCGGCCGCCGCCGGCGATAA
- a CDS encoding M28 family metallopeptidase — protein sequence MPISSQEQHSLDQVGIDQEAWPLIERFSRLPREHPKDVDAGMDDVAARLASHGIPVTMHRPSLYLSLPGKARVECQGQTFRAKPPSFSVPVPNGFSAPLAYVAAKRTDGIDNIFDMKLQRGQDYSALAGKIVVTEGFASPGHISQFEAVGAAAVIAVNPGEDIHWGICTTIWGTPGLDELSGKPGIPAVAVNATAGRFLIEQAKAGEDATIFSELEEGWFESSLPVVEIKGTVEPEKFVLLHGHLDSWDVGIGDNAVGDATMLEIARVLWTSRHSLRRSVRIAWWPGHSTGRYAGSTWFADRFAIELERNCVAQINCDSPGCRWATEFLDLEAMPEAADFITGIIRDASPASELNIARPSRAGDYSFNNIGMTGYLMLSSNMPRQKQAELGYYDVGGCGSNIAWHTENDTIEIADREILLRDIKVYLLTVLRTANSELLPFDWRVTASEFAATIDGYQAKAGTHFDLAPASHAAAALKDCLNGFYARIDRAEVPAKIANDIIVALARILVPINFTRRPRFLHDPALSIPPLPSIAAAADLQITKPESMGFVVAQLVRGQNQLVSALNTAIEAIDLRLAQH from the coding sequence ATGCCGATCTCGTCGCAGGAACAACACAGCCTGGATCAGGTGGGGATCGATCAGGAGGCATGGCCACTGATCGAGCGCTTTTCCCGGCTGCCCCGCGAACATCCGAAAGACGTGGACGCAGGCATGGACGACGTCGCGGCGCGGCTTGCCAGCCATGGCATCCCGGTGACGATGCACCGGCCGTCCCTCTATCTCAGCCTTCCCGGCAAGGCCCGGGTCGAATGCCAGGGACAAACGTTCCGGGCGAAGCCGCCCTCCTTCTCGGTGCCGGTGCCCAACGGCTTTTCAGCGCCGCTCGCTTATGTCGCGGCCAAACGCACGGACGGGATCGACAACATATTCGACATGAAGCTGCAGCGCGGACAGGACTACTCCGCGCTCGCCGGCAAGATCGTCGTCACCGAAGGCTTCGCCAGCCCCGGACACATCTCGCAATTCGAGGCGGTGGGGGCGGCCGCCGTCATCGCGGTCAACCCTGGCGAGGACATTCACTGGGGCATCTGCACCACGATATGGGGCACGCCGGGCCTGGACGAACTGTCGGGCAAGCCCGGCATCCCCGCCGTTGCCGTCAATGCAACGGCCGGCCGCTTCCTGATCGAGCAGGCCAAGGCGGGAGAGGATGCAACGATCTTCTCCGAGCTTGAGGAGGGCTGGTTCGAATCAAGCCTCCCCGTGGTCGAGATCAAGGGCACGGTGGAGCCCGAAAAATTCGTTCTGCTGCACGGCCATCTCGACAGCTGGGATGTCGGCATCGGCGACAATGCTGTCGGCGATGCCACCATGCTAGAGATCGCCCGCGTGCTGTGGACAAGCCGCCACTCGCTGCGCCGCTCGGTGCGGATCGCATGGTGGCCCGGCCATTCGACGGGACGCTATGCCGGCTCGACCTGGTTCGCCGACCGCTTCGCCATCGAGCTGGAACGCAATTGCGTCGCGCAGATCAATTGCGACAGCCCCGGATGCCGCTGGGCGACGGAATTCCTCGACCTGGAAGCCATGCCCGAAGCGGCCGATTTCATCACGGGCATCATCCGGGACGCGTCTCCGGCGTCGGAGCTCAACATCGCCCGCCCCAGCCGCGCCGGCGATTATTCCTTCAACAATATCGGCATGACGGGCTATCTGATGCTGTCATCGAACATGCCGCGCCAGAAACAGGCCGAGCTCGGCTATTACGATGTCGGCGGCTGCGGCAGCAACATTGCCTGGCACACGGAAAACGACACGATCGAGATCGCCGATCGCGAAATCCTGCTTCGCGACATCAAGGTCTATCTGCTGACCGTACTGCGCACCGCCAATTCAGAGTTGCTGCCGTTCGACTGGCGGGTCACGGCAAGCGAATTCGCCGCCACCATCGACGGCTACCAAGCCAAGGCCGGCACGCATTTCGACCTTGCTCCAGCCAGCCATGCGGCCGCGGCCCTCAAGGATTGCCTAAACGGGTTCTACGCCCGGATCGATCGCGCCGAAGTGCCCGCCAAGATCGCCAACGACATCATCGTGGCGCTCGCGCGCATCCTCGTGCCGATCAATTTCACCCGCCGTCCCCGCTTCCTGCACGATCCGGCGCTCAGCATTCCGCCTCTGCCCTCAATCGCGGCTGCGGCCGATCTGCAGATCACCAAACCAGAGTCAATGGGATTTGTCGTGGCGCAGCTTGTCCGCGGGCAGAATCAACTGGTATCGGCCCTCAACACGGCGATTGAGGCGATCGACCTTCGACTTGCGCAACATTAA
- a CDS encoding IS110 family transposase, with translation MDGNDKAAHSITGGVDTHKDLHVAAVVDDCDRVLDTRSFATTRHGYRQMLAWMRSFGELQRIGIESTGSYGAGLLRYMQTAGIEVLEVTAPDRQDRRKRGKNDDLDAQSAAHAAFAGQRTVTPRSRDGMVESLRVLKACRKTAVNARRIALQMIQNTIIAAPDALRDQLRGMTRMQLIRTLAAWRPDLTAYRDIEAAYRICLKSLARRYLELHDETADLDMMIEAIVNDLAPELIAQNSIGHNSAAQLLLTAGDNPERLKSEASFAALCGVSPVPASSGKTVRHRLNRGGDRAANSALHIIAIGRLRTDERTKAYVSRRVAEGHSKLEAIRMVKRYVAREVFGIIMRRQKDINRTRIAA, from the coding sequence ATGGACGGAAACGACAAGGCGGCGCATAGCATCACGGGCGGCGTCGACACCCACAAGGACCTGCATGTTGCGGCGGTCGTTGACGACTGCGACCGGGTTCTCGATACCCGCAGCTTCGCGACCACCCGGCACGGTTATCGTCAGATGTTGGCATGGATGCGCTCGTTCGGTGAGCTTCAGCGTATCGGCATCGAGTCGACGGGCAGTTATGGCGCGGGCCTTCTGCGCTACATGCAAACCGCCGGGATAGAGGTCCTGGAGGTCACGGCACCTGACCGTCAAGATCGTCGCAAACGCGGAAAGAATGACGATCTGGATGCCCAAAGCGCCGCCCATGCTGCCTTTGCGGGGCAGCGGACCGTTACCCCGCGAAGCCGGGATGGAATGGTGGAATCTCTCAGAGTTCTAAAGGCTTGCCGGAAAACAGCGGTGAATGCCCGGCGGATCGCCCTGCAGATGATCCAGAACACGATCATCGCCGCGCCGGACGCGCTGCGCGACCAACTCCGGGGAATGACGCGGATGCAACTGATCCGCACCCTCGCCGCCTGGCGCCCGGATCTGACGGCTTATCGCGACATCGAGGCCGCGTATCGCATCTGCCTCAAATCGCTCGCGCGGCGCTACCTTGAGCTGCACGATGAAACCGCTGATCTCGACATGATGATCGAAGCGATCGTAAATGATCTCGCCCCGGAACTGATCGCGCAGAACTCCATCGGCCACAACAGTGCCGCCCAGCTGCTGCTGACGGCTGGCGATAATCCCGAGCGGCTCAAGTCCGAAGCCAGCTTCGCGGCACTCTGCGGCGTTAGCCCCGTCCCGGCATCATCGGGAAAGACGGTGCGACACCGTCTCAACCGTGGCGGAGATCGCGCCGCCAACAGCGCGCTGCACATCATCGCGATCGGCCGCCTCAGGACCGACGAAAGGACAAAAGCCTACGTCTCGCGCCGCGTCGCCGAAGGTCATTCGAAACTGGAAGCCATCCGCATGGTAAAACGCTACGTCGCACGAGAAGTCTTCGGCATAATTATGCGGCGCCAGAAAGACATTAACCGAACGCGCATCGCCGCTTGA